tcataaaaaaaatgaaattttatattatttatttgcataatgAATTTTAGTCCCCTGTGAAAGCAATATTGAATATCTGTGGTGTACACATTATGTATTTACTGCCATTCTAAATTACATAGAGgaaatatattcataatgtaCCATTATTTGGACAAACAATGCTGTCCTTGATTGTATGATAGGAAACAAGGTATTAGCATATTCCTAGCAAGCTTTCGACGACAGACACACACACCCAAGCGAGCTTAATTAAAATGGCCCTGATTGCTTTGTCTTTATAACATGTAAAACCCTATTGATCCTCATCAACTTATCGCAAGGCTTGCATGCTGCTACCCCCATGGGTGCTCCCCGTATTGATTTCAGAGCCAACTATATTATCTGGGAATTTGCACTTTAACTCCATTACTTTGTCATTGTTGATCTTTTTACATTACCTTACCTCCTTTTCCCTTAGATacaatctttttctttatttctcctttccttccttgtcattctccctttctctcttttcctttctttttctcatttttttttctttctcatcctCTCTTACTTCACTCACTCTCGTCATATCTGTCTCTGTCTGTTTCCctacagtttaaagctactgaaatcatccAATTTAaatggctgatagtaaacttgttattgAAGTGTTGTATCCATTTTTGGTAAAAAGTATTTATGAAAAAGGACCCTTTGTTTGTAATTTAAATATCTTTCTCTAGACTCAGCTCTGCTTCTGACTCATCTTCACTCTTTTTTCTCTATACTTCATTCATTTCACCATCCTCCTTTTCTTCATAATCCACCTTATACCCATGTACCTCGTATATCTAAATCACTATCTTGATGTCTGTGTTTGTAATATAATGTTTAGAGTGTTTCCTTTTATATTAATCAATCTTTTCACATGCCAACCATTCttcatatctattttttttacaagataaCATGTCTACCTCCTCCATTATCTTATTCCACatcctttctttttatctttatcatttaCTCTTGATATATTGTTGTTACATTGATGCTTTAGATTGAAATTCTCTCATTACACCATGCCAGGACTTTCAAGCATACACCAATTCCCCCCAATAATAATGTATCCATTTTGTTCTGCAGGCTACATCTCTTTTGATTGGCCTTTTTCCTCAGACAAACATTTGTATTGCTCTCTAAgtattttaaataattttatagcTCTCTTATTTTTCAGGATTTTAGAAGAAAAGTTAGTTATAATTATGGCAAGCTCTTGCAAAACATGTCTATACtatattactacttctactactactgctgctgctgctattaCTATTACCAGTGCCACTTAtacttcttttcttcatttactCAATTAGTTTGATAATAACAATACCAATGACTTCTGATTTCATTTAACATTTGTTAGTGTATTATCTAGgcctaaagaaagaaaataatttcaaagaatAAGGTTTCCTTAAGATAGTGACATGGCGTGGAATACAAGCAAGATGAAATTATTATGAAGTTCGTTTTGGAAGTCTAATGAACTTAATTCACACTATTGATTTGTTTGCTAATGATTCTATGAATAATCCCCCTAATTAGCAGAGGCGGGTGTTGCTTTCTAATTCAGTATTCATTACTTTAACCATTGGTGAAGGGAAggtggaaagagaaaaagagagagagaataagaaAACAAGGGAGAGAGAAGTGGGGATGGGATGAAGATGGGGAAAAGGGGAGAGGAGGTATAGAAGAAGGATATCAGGGtagatgtgggggggggggggtggaggtcTGGAGGAGCAAGAGtggaaaagaagagggaaatGAATGTCAGGAGCACAtttctgatatacatgtacgatTCTGATCTGTATTCTACACTTTTATTGATCATTGCCAAAGCCATTGTATATAGAGCTtccacccgggggggggggggggggggggggagtcaaatgtattgctgtacacatgcatgaccaaaaaaatatttctaaacaCCCCCTAAATGAGTTTTTTGCTGGCTTTgattacacattttggcccctaaacatgtttggctagtctttaaaaaaaggtttggaaaaaaacataccctaagtttgaccccgcgattgacaaTTTGACCAGTcttcttgaaaatctgtgttttttaaTACCCTTGCACGCACGGCCCttgtccaaaactgaaaaaacacccctttaaatgcatttttttggtcatgcatgTTTACAGCAATATATTCGACTGGCCCCCGGGAGCTTCCATAAGACTCATGACATGAAAATTTCAGAAAaataatatagataaatatataataatgaaaactGCATTCGTTGAAAGGGAAGAGGAGAGGGAAGGGGAAatggtgaaggggggggggggtcaccacCTGCACCCATCAATAATctaatgaattgaaaaaaatgtcaatgaatCATGTATAATTCACACTCCATTATACATTCAAGAAATTGAGAAGCCATTGTGTAGCCATGGTGTGGATTTGTATCACAACTATAGTCTATAATTACCCCTGAATGTAACAATGAAGACTGCAATAGGCAATTTGTTGTCTCTCTGATTGAATTGACTAATTAAAGAATTGCATGAAAGTGCATTGGCCTTCACCCTTGATTAATATCACAATGACTTGCATGAAACTGGAATTTTATACCCCCATTGTTATCCTTTGTGAACGATCTGTCATCTTTGTATGCAGGCATAGGTTTAGATATCACATTTATTAACCCTTTGAATACCAAATTATCTTATTCTCATACATTAAACAAGCGTCACCAGGTGCTAGCAGCCAATGGGTTACTAGAGGAATGTAAAACAGAAAACAATGTAGATTTCTAATATTCAATTACAAGAAGTCTCAACACAATATAAAGAAATGGATAATTTGAAAACTGTCAAAATATTAacagaaaacattacaatttgaAAACGTGAATGAGATGGGGTTCTGTAGAACTACTAACGGTAGTCTACTATATACTACGAGGTTCTATTTTCTTAATCTTTTGACAGAATTTCATACTTagtagcataaaaaaaatatatatctacagCATTATGTtctatgaaatgaataaatgtaatttttatttcatatttactttgaaaaagaaaatagaattgTTTTATACACACTCTTCAATGATAAACATATTGTTCTCAATGTTCTGTTAAGGAGACTCGGTTGATTTAATGACCATATCTAGACACCAAGTCTATATAAACATAATGGCATTGTACAGATAACCTTTAAGAGTTCCCTTAATGTCAAAAACAATCTCATAGATTGATGGGTGCATAATTATTAGGGAATTCATAATGGGGAAATATATTAGTTAATTAACTGGGTAAGCTTTAATGAAGTAAGTTCAGTGTTTAGTGACTGATGTTTACATTTTAgacattaagaaaaatatgagTTATTGCAAATACATTTTGCTCTCAATTCTAAAAATGTAGTGACAGAGCACAAAAAACTGTccagaaacatatttttaaataaataatatcaatGTTTTCTGTTAGTTTCTgttatcatgttttttattgtatgaaataggGCACAATATTACATGGAAgtttaatgatttaaattattaaaattgaTATACTTCAACAATTTTTAGacagaaaatggaaaatcttTTTAAGTAAATATCAaggtaaaaaatatgaaatttgttggTGTTTAGGTTCTTGATGAAGGTCTAGCGTCTAACATACccagaatgggggggggggggggagggggcaggggaCACAATAGAGGAGGTTTCTATCTGGAGATGGTaagtaggaggaggagggggggggagcaggGGAGTGATGGAGAATAGAAGGAATAGcggagaaggaagaagaaaggaATGAGGGTATAAGTGAAGGAATGGAAGGGATGCCTTCTAAAGAGTGCAACCCATCGCCTGTATAGGCCCACTTGTCTTCATGCCTACACCAATTAAATTAAAATTCTTGATATGTTGAGTATGCaattttgttattgttgtttcaaTTGATTGTTTGCTGTTGTTTCACTGTATCCAAGAACATTTCTTCATCCATCTCCTTCAAAATAAACAACCTTGGCGGAGAACCCTTATAAAAACATCTCATCTGTCTAGACCAGGTGTGATTGTGATACAATGATCAGTGTTGACATGGATAGCACCTTCCCTCAAAATATCCTTGGGATACATTCACACATTCATGGTGCAGTGTGTTTAGATGAAGAATGTTTCGTTCTCACATTCAACGAAAATGttgagtaaaaatttagtaAACTTTGGGTAAAAAGTAAACTTTgggtaaaatataaaaatgaaataaaaaagcatTTTTCATAGgtaaattttgacaaaacattGCATAAGAGTTTAACaaaattttgcataatttttaaTACCCATCCAACATATATTACATTACCAAATTGGATTATATTTATAGACTGTATCAGAGTTAAATTCATCAAAGGATGATGTGTCTACTGTGAGGTGTTATCTGCCTTCTAGGAGAAGTGCACCATGATATTATATTGGTCTTTATAAATTATATGTCTGGTAATCAGAGGAATGTACAGATGGGAAAGTTTTAGCGAAGACTCTAAGAGTGATTGAATAAAATCCATCTCTTTGATTAGAAGTGCAAAATTAGAGAAACTATCAGGAGTGTGAAACTTTTAATTGTAGATActttcaatatgtttttaattacattttcattCTAAGAAAATTAATGATAGTAATGCAAAATTTAGTTtttaattgaagaaaaaatggtaTTACATGTAGTGTTCTTCTAAGAAATTATTTATTTGGGTTACTTCCTGTGtctgaaatttattttaaccTATTGATGTCATTACAAGTCCTAATTATGTCTCAAGTATGAATTGGGTCAACAAAGAACTCGATTCTGCTATTCttcttgaaaaatatttttgttcctcAACCAAGGTCATGATTTTGAATGCATTGTGATGGCTCATGTAAAGAATATAAGAAGTGTGCATACAAGGAAATATAGTTCATTTTAGTTTTTGTATATTACCATTTGTCTGTATATTTGTGATTGtgattatataggcctatatttttattttaaccaAAATGCTATCAAGAAATTATAGGGAAGTATATATTAACATATTGAAATTATCAAACATATATCATTTAAGACCATTCAAGACACATGATCATTATCTGAAATAAAGTAGTATAATTAGAACATCTGTGtatttaagaaaatattgattAGTGTAAATTAGAATTGTGGAACATGGAATGCCCTTTCTATATGAATGTTTTTAGCATTAGACATTAGttaataaactttttgtctGCTCCTgtctaaacaaaataataaataaaaaaatttcattccAGATATTAAGCCCTTGTAGGCACAATTTTAAGAAAGTGCATGAAAATTAAAGAgataaaaatatgtgtatattcTCTATAATACTTCCAAGCAGTAGTATTACAACATAAGCTCACTTATCTTTAGAATGTTATGACTCAAACTTTAAATGATTGAAAAGGTAGAAAATTGGTGGGGCATGTTTGTCAGATGATAATTGGTCACAACATTGGAAACATTTCATTCTATAATGTAAAAGAATTCAATTGACAAGGGAAGTGGAGTTTCTTCTGCAGGAAGCATCTATTTAATATCACGTCGATTGACATGGCCAACCGCAAACTAATATGTTTGTTCCACTCAGGGGATATGTTTTTGAAATTCCAGCAGAAGGGGATACAAATTggttttctgtctctctgtaaTTCAGCCACATGCTTGAATGTCTTTTAATTTCACACTGAACAGAGAAGACCACAACAGATAATATGTTACCATGTGGAAGTGTCATTTATTCAAGACTGTCTGATCCACATCGATCAGATTGAAATTCATTTTAGACGATGAAAGCGATGTTTTCCTGTGCagagaatattgaaatattttctggCTGcagaattcattatttttatttttgataaagGATTTAAGCTCTGCATAATGTATTAactaaaataagaaatattggaTTTGCAAAATTGATGATGATCAGGGCCCTATTGCATTAAAGTTTCTATTATAGTAAAAAGGGCCATCCAAttgtatatttcatgaaatccttgattctgattggctgttgagccttgttaccatggtagttaccattggatagcaaagttaccataatggcaacttTTATGCACAAAAACCCcctgattttttgtttattgatttGACTGAAGTGGAAACTTGATAAATGGGGAATCTAGATATTGCATAGGCATTAATATGATTTAATGGCATGttaaacaattatttaaaaGAATCAACTAATTTTTACTTTTGAGTTATGCATTTAGTTATATATTTGAGTGAAAGACAAGTAATCACAAAATCCtccagattttgataaaaaggttATTTTTTGTGTCATATGATGTATGTTTATATCTCTTGACTGAGTCAATCAGCTTGTGATTAGTTGAATTATATATATGCACAAATActatataatatattcataCACAATGACACCTAAGCTTACCTAAAAGGAAAAACAACAACTAAATTTACTtataaatagtttttttttcaggaagaTTGATCTCTTTTAGAAGCAAATAATGAAATGAGTTTCTTGCTGTGAATCGCCTGCTCTCTTCACTATTCAATGTCACATACTCTAATGAGGTATCAAATCACCCAGGGTGTTTATGTCACGCCATATTAGTGCCTTATTCTATGTCTGTACCAGTCGGTGCTGTGACGCTGTGCGTAGGGTGTTTGGATGCGGCATGAGCTCCATGGATGCAGTGATGTTACTGCTTGTGGAGGAGAATGAGACAGTAGGGAAATTGAAAGATATGGAGGGGAGGAGACATTGAGGAatgatggaaggaagaaagatggaGAGGGAGATAGGGCGGGTCAAactgaaaagagagagagagttgtgtgtgtgtgtgagtgtatagggggggggggttacataaccgggagaaaaaaaagaggggtaAATAGTGATTAAGAGTGATGTTTATGCATTTAGGGGAAATAAgatgggtttaaaaaaaaatgttcattgcCAGACATTTGTTAATAATTCAATACATTTTGTGGTTAAAAGCAACTTTTCTAGCCAGGAGCAGATGAACTAATTAGAGGATTATGAaacaggaaagggggagggataTAAGAAAGAAATTGTGTGTGacctaattttcattttgaagttGAAGTTAACTTTACAATTAAATCATTTTGAAGttacctaaaaaaaattgaataaaaatgttaGTTTTTATCATTCAAAGTGGTGGGGCATTAGTGAGTTTGATACTCCTTTTGGGGTATtatttttacatacattttattataattgAGGCAAGAAAATTTGCCAAATGTCAAATGTCTATGCGGACTTCAATCGATATAATAAATTTCCACATTTCGGGTATGTTgcattgttttttcttcattatgtaAATTTCTTGATATGAGAAAAGTATAAAGAAACTGTGTTATTAATATCTTGATGGAGAGACTGCCCTAAAGAGGTGTTTAAAATGACTTATATCCACTGTATTGCTATTATATGCTTTGACTTTGGATATTTGCAGCTAAAGTCTCCTTGTATTTTCCTCATCCTTTGCAACCGAGTTAAGGGATAAACACAATGGTTAAAGtcaaataaacagaatattCACAGATGCTCAAGTTCTCATGAATATACATAATTTAGATAATTTGGAAAattatatatgcatattttttttatttttcaaaaaaatgttcaataattaatttatttttattgatatatatattttttttttgtgggggtcTGAATATGAATGCATGAAATCTCTGGCAACTTTTCTCTATacaattttctattaaaaacaaGTTACCAAAAAGAGTTGTATCATACCTAATGAGTTTGGGTTGGGGACAAGTGCCCAATGTATGTGATAATCTGAAGTCATATATACTAGGTGGAGAAAATCATTTAAATGTGTTCAGGGATGGTTTAAAGGTAAAActcagtagttgcagcaaacaattttttcatgagaaaggttttaaaatcaatgttacttgtaaaaatattatcatacatctataTCTGGTatattaatgtaaacttgtctttgtaaaatcatgaaatcttagctcaaaatcgataattctgatgatcactaacacagaaaataTATGTAGGACAGTGTATtgatattgcttcgaaaaatacccgacatttgatggatttccgtgcttattttgctaatttctcagcaattacacattttcttccaaagCTACTtagcacatatttttatttatttatacataccaACCAACACATTGTGGTAATTTCATTATATATTCTGTTTGagctcattttgagatcgttaccacaactgttATTTATCTTTAACTGTGTTTGGAAAATAGCATCCTTTTCTGTATATTATCAACTGGGTTTAAGGAAGGTCAAGTTGCTGCCTAGCTGGTAGTGTCATGGAGAGAGAGGGATCCTAAAGGGGGAAATTACCTACACACTTGACTTGGCAGGTCTACGCTCAAAGCTTCATTAAAGGGTCAAACCAATCATACAGACACTCATTTCATGTAAGACAAGTCAGTTgctaatgaaaatgaaaattgataacaaatttTGGTAATTTACTTATGATACATATGTGAATATCAATAACAAGATGTAATGTGTCGATGAATTTTAATTAATGGATTTATTTGTAAGCAATGTACTACTACATTTTCCAGAAAATATGTCTGTATCGTGTGTGTGGTGCACGATAGTCTTCCCAAACCACATCAGACATGCTCACTCTTATCATGCCTGTCAGGTTCCATGCTCATATCCATCTACACCCACGTAAAGATCTGGAGTCTTCTCTTGTGTAATCAACCATCTTTGATATCTTTATATCTGCAAACACAAAATGCCAACCAGAAAGCTAGCAAATTCATATTTCAGAGTAATATTTGCATACTTTTCACCAGTAGCATACAATgagcctgttcagaccggcagagatagcgcgatctagcgcgcgctagatcgcgctatctctgcggtgtggaaggtacaacgtcgtttcggtccgcccaacagcgagccacggcgagccaaaacggcgtgccactggagcacctcttgggggtggtccacgagagatagcgcggtctagcgcgcgctagatcgcgctatctctgccggtgtgaacccgagctacgatagcacgccggaagtcatCTACACGCGGGGAATTTTATACTCATTCTATTTTGGTgcgatctgaatctgaatcggtACAACTCAACACTCCTAATTTTATGGAGTAAAACGCGTCGGAACATcgtgaaaatagaaatatagtAAGTAATgcgtcatggcaacaggacctctcaaaaaagggggtgctacgatagaccgcgctatctcactgcggtgtgaatccggcgaatgccaatgggcggaccgtggatcgcgctacgatagcgcgatccacggtccgcccacggtccccccttgcggtgtgaacagcctcTACGATCTTTGAATATCTGTGATTAATGTAGCACCATAATCCCACAACACAATGCTGTAGTATGCCTACATGGTTAGGTGTCTAATCCAATTAGAAGGGTTCGTATCATAGTAACACTAtgacagaaataaaaaagaagctCTGTTGCACAGTCAACCTTGAATAACTTGAACTTTCATGAAGTAGAAAAAGTTCCCCCTTATGAGGTCTattgtgtttatttttgttaCCCATCATACATTGTCTTATGTATACACTATTGCACAAGTCTTAAAAACATTGATATATTGATTGAGATTCATTGAGAGAAACAGAAGTGTGTCCGAAAGTATATGGAATGGAAGGTGCATATGGAGGACCATACTTAGGaaatttttaaatcataaatatttttgtaatatttgttaCATAGAATAAAGCTCGACATATGATAAAATGATGTTTCAGTTTACAacagaaggaaaataatatgaaGTTGTATGAGTTAGAACAAAGAGCAATTGAAATTCtcaatataatacaaataaacataAGGCCTACATAatgactttataaaaaaaaatcatgctacAATATTGTCTTTACTTCTTGACATAACTATCAAAATTCTATTTTGTTAAAGCATAATTTGTTTTCCTCTTAGTTTTTAAAGGGCCCAGTGTTAACAAttaaatgtatttgaaatgGGTATACGTAGTGGTACTTTTAATAACAAGAACATGACTCTATTTTATCTctatttgtgatattttgaaaatgattaatTGATTATTGTTGTTAAAAATACAAAGAGTAGACTCTAATAGTTAACACCCAAGTCTATCACAAACGTTAATCCTGTATAGCACATTTCTCTAAACTGTACAGACCATAATGGTATAGCCACTCGCTAATCTTTCTTCCATGGCTAATTGTTACACCCCTGTGCACTGATTGCTTTCACAGAAGTACGTTCAGCTCGATTGAAGCGTCTTTTTTTTCACCGAACCCTCTCTGTTCCATCCTGTGCTTCATCCATCACCTGACGATACCAAGCTGACATCAGACAGACATTATTCTAGAAGATGGATAACCCAGTAGAGACTGGTATCCTCTCAGGCGATCCCTTCTCGCACCAGTACGAGGTGAACAGCAATGAGAAGGTGTACTCGGAGGGCACCACTGGCAAGGTAGAGACCGGTGGTGAGATGGAGAAGACTTCTGGAGACACCAGGGATGCCGATGGAGGCGGTGGTATTGTGGAGGAGGATGGTTTCGGTAGCATCGTCGCAAAGGAGGGTAGTAAGGGTGGGATGGATGCTGGGAATGGCCTTGGTGATGGTCACGGAGATGATGATGTAGTAATGGCTGATGTAGATGCGGAGGATGGCTatgtaggaggaggaggagaaggagcaGCAGGAGATGTCCCTGAGGAATGCATTGGTAATGGAGGCTTGGATCAGGCTCAACCAGCTGTTCTAGAGAAACAGAATGGTAGACAGAATGGTAAGTAgctttgttttctatttataCGGTTGGGTTATTTCCTTTTGAATAAATGGGAATAGCATTTACTAAATTCACAAATCAAGTTGGATCTGCTTATTATTTCTCATGAATTTCCAAGTGAATCAAAGCTGTTTTGAAACTAGGCATATGTGACTGGTATGACCATTACAACAAAGCAATTCTTTGTTCACTGTGTGAAGGTCAAGTTTCAGAATGTTGGAGGTAATTTGACAGTCTTGTAAGTGACTTGTTATAACTTCCCAATCTCTTGGTGCGTTCAGTCTTACTCGATCACCAGAATATACGCAAATTTACAGGTACTTGTTTAAGTATTTAAATACCCGATAATCATTTTTCAGGTCAGTCTAAAAGCCCCTTCTTCAGAAGTTCAGACTGGAATTTTCCCTGACATTACCTATCTGTTTCATTTATGTTTTTGCCATAGAAGATTATGATGACTTTAGTTTTGTAGTGCATAGATGCTGCAAAAGAATTATTTGAACTCCTTTGGATTGTTTTAATTACATATTTCCACGCCTTTATGCAATATGTTTGTTGAAATTGTTTCACAACTTCCTtcgtttctctttttttttcaattgaattgGATATATCTATTGGCATACACATCTGATAACGCATAAAAATGATCTTGCAACtctttttttatgattaaatatAATGACATAGTAAAGTAATCCTGTACACATAACACAATAAATACACATAATTGCACATTACTGTTGAGAACCAGAGGAATGGCAACTTAAGTTATTTGATATCCCCTTGCCCCAAACTTATAATGTACCAACTTATATTTCTAGAATAATTATAATGTAGAAAATTGCGTGGTAATATTGACATACAAATAAATCactcaatatgattttttaatgcCCTTTTTTGTCACTTCCTCAATATTGCCTGTAACAAAACTTTATAAATCTGAGAACCATTCTTGTGACCTAGAATTCAAGATTAAGAAAATTCAGCGGGTGATGCAGGTTCAAAGGCATATTCCAGTCTCAATGAAACATGAGTAGGTTGGTTACTTCCAACGTCCTTCTTTGACCTCTTTAAACCCTGGTCAACAAACGGTCATCACCTCAGTCATCACTTCAGTCGCTGGTCTGCCAGTGAGTGAAGATACCCTATCTATGTCATATCCTTGTGTATCAATTATACTGAATAAATTGAGTTGTCCTATACCTCCTCTTAAAGTGGCACACATCCAAGTAGATTGAGATAGCCGATTTTACTGACATGTTATTGTAGTGTGGCCGAGTGTTCTAACATGTCTACCTCACAAATCAGTCAGAAACAAGCAAACTCATATTATATTGAACTAAActcaaaaataaagatgttgaCCAAAATGAAGTCTAGTAGTGCTCTGATTTATTGGTCTGCAATGCAGACCTCACTAGGCATTGCCTTCacaaataatacattcaaatatattcaaaaataatgtcACATGATAAATTCAACCAATAGAGAAACAGAGAATGGGAGAACCCAGAAAAGTGGAGGAACCAAGGGTGAAAGGTGAACCAATGAGGATGAGGTAAGATGATATGAATGAAGAAGAATGTTCTGAatgtaaatgagaaaataaCAATAGAAACATGTGAAGCTGTGTGGAGTTGGAATGGCAATGGAATGATCTGATGAAGAAACTAAGGAATGAGAGAAACAGGTGTGTGACAGAGGCATAGAAATGGTAGTGAAGAGAAGTATGGAAAGCAAAgtgtgaaataaacaattatattAAATTAGGCAAAATTTAACTCTTACATTATGATTGCAGGATGATTAGAAGAAACGAAGAAGCAgcattctattttttcttttaatttctaatACTGCTTACC
This genomic interval from Lytechinus pictus isolate F3 Inbred chromosome 3, Lp3.0, whole genome shotgun sequence contains the following:
- the LOC135153730 gene encoding uncharacterized protein LOC135153730 translates to MTENSWLSLIQASITNAFLRDISCCSFSSSSYIAILRIYISHYYIIISVTITKAIPSIHPTLTTLLCDDATETILLHNTTASIGIPGVSRSLLHLTTGLYLASGALRVHLLIAVHLVLVREGIA